A portion of the Lolium rigidum isolate FL_2022 chromosome 1, APGP_CSIRO_Lrig_0.1, whole genome shotgun sequence genome contains these proteins:
- the LOC124683633 gene encoding berberine bridge enzyme-like Cyn d 4: MAMRKGFALAFLVSFLSCHLIPVPSQASSDGFLQCLREKLPSELVFEQGSSSFTTVLVSSIRNPKFFTNTTVRPLCIVTPTDVSHVQAAVRCGRWHGVRLRVRSGGHDYEGLSYRSARSEVFGVVDLAKLRTVSVDRFESTAWVDSGATVGELYYTIAKNNPRLGFPSGVCSTIGVGGHFSGGAIGMMMRKHGLSIDKVIDAKLVNANGDLLDRAGMGEDLFWAIRGGGGESFGIVLSWKVQLVHVPSIVTVFNIGKALDQGTVEILTKWQEVGPSLTDDLTIRVIVQRDQALFQALFLGTCRLLAVTMRSKFPELNMTTADCHSMTWLESAAFINSGNTDVEALLSRNTSLSTFTKNKSDYVRTAISKLDWSNIISWFEMNAAGMIILEPHGGFMGTVPAAATPYPHRNGVLFNIQYIVFWQGDGTATTTWLANFYELMGKHVSNNTREAYVNYRDLDIGRNVVVGDISTFDGGKVWGEKYFMSNFERLASVKAAVDPTDYFRNEQSIPPLIQGQK, from the coding sequence ATGGCTATGCGCAAAGGCTTCGCACTCGCGTTCCTTGTGAGCTTCTTGTCATGCCACCTGATCCCGGTACCTTCCCAGGCTTCCTCTGATGGCTTCCTCCAATGCCTAAGGGAGAAGCTACCTAGCGAGCTCGTCTTCGAGCAGGGCTCCAGCAGCTTCACCACCGTGCTGGTCTCATCCATCAGGAACCCCAAGTTCTTCACCAACACTACGGTGAGGCCGCTCTGCATCGTGACGCCCACCGACGTCTCCCACGTCCAGGCCGCCGTGCGCTGCGGCCGCTGGCACGGCGTGCGCCTCCGCGTGCGCAGCGGCGGCCACGACTACGAGGGCctctcgtaccggtcggcgcggtCCGAGGTGTTCGGGGTCGTCGACCTCGCCAAACTCCGCACCGTGAGCGTCGACAGGTTCGAGTCCACGGCCTGGGTCGACTCCGGCGCCACCGTCGGGGAGCTCTACTACACCATCGCCAAGAACAACCCGCGGCTCGGGTTCCCGTCCGGTGTGTGCTCGACCATTGGTGTAGGCGGCCACTTCAGCGGCGGCGCCATCGGCATGATGATGCGCAAGCATGGCCTCTCCATCGACAAGGTCATCGACGCCAAGCTGGTCAACGCCAACGGTGATCTCCTCGACAGGGCCGGCATGGGGGAGGACCTCTTCTGGGCcatccgaggcggcggcggggagagctTCGGCATCGTCCTCTCCTGGAAGGTCCAGCTTGTTCATGTCCCCTCCATAGTCACGGTGTTCAACATCGGAAAGGCGCTTGACCAAGGCACCGTAGAGATCCTCACCAAATGGCAAGAAGTCGGGCCATCACTCACCGACGACCTCACCATAAGGGTGATCGTGCAGAGGGACCAAGCCCTGTTCCAGGCTCTATTCCTCGGCACGTGCAGGTTGCTAGCGGTGACGATGCGCAGTAAGTTCCCCGAGCTCAACATGACGACCGCTGACTGCCACTCCATGACCTGGCTCGAGTCCGCGGCCTTCATCAACTCCGGCAACACCGACGTGGAGGCGCTCCTCAGCCGGAACACGAGCCTGAGCACCTTCACCAAGAACAAGTCCGACTACGTCCGGACCGCCATCTCCAAGCTCGACTGGAGCAACATCATTTCCTGGTTCGAGATGAACGCAGCCGGGATGATCATCCTCGAGCCCCACGGAGGGTTCATGGGGACCGTAccagccgccgccacgccgtaCCCGCACCGCAACGGCGTGCTCTTCAACATCCAGTACATCGTGTTCTGGCAGGGCGACGGCACGGCGACCACTACCTGGCTCGCCAACTTCTACGAGTTGATGGGGAAGCACGTGAGCAACAACACGAGGGAGGCGTACGTGAACTACCGGGATCTGGACATCGGGCGGAACGTGGTGGTGGGCGACATCAGCACGTTCGACGGCGGCAAGGTTTGGGGCGAGAAGTACTTCATGAGCAACTTCGAGAGGCTCGCGTCGGTGAAGGCGGCCGTCGACCCCACTGACTATTTCAGAAACGAGCAGAGCATCCCGCCTCTGATCCAAGGTCAAAAGTGA
- the LOC124683634 gene encoding berberine bridge enzyme-like Cyn d 4 — MSLLNRLALALLVSCFSFHLISVPSLAYSDEFHQCLTEMIPSELVYGQSSSNFTDVLASSIKNPKFFTNTTVRPVCIVTPTNSWHVQAAVFCGRWHGVRLRVRSGGHDYEGLSYRSCQPEVFGVVDLSNLRSISVNQGDSTAWVDSGATIGELYYHIAKNNSQVAFPAGECPSIGVGGHFSGGGIGMLMRKYGLSVDKIVDATVVTANGELLDRARMGEDLFWAIRGGGGGNFGIVLSWKIQLVRVPPQVAVFSIPKTLEEGAIELLTKWQYIGPSLPNDLTIRAKVQGQQAVFLAVYLGTCSSLVPMMDRLFPELNMTSADCRSMTWLESVALSYGSLAKTGTLEEVLLARGSSLSYYTKIKSDYVQRPIASCSWKNIFAWFKKDGAGYIMLEPHGGFMRTVSAAATPYPHRKGVLYVIQYITFWQGDGGKAPTSWLASFYDFMGSYVSQNPRQAYVNFRDLDIGQNTVGSENDVSSFESGQVWGERYFMGNYRRLAAVKAAVDPNDYFRNEQSIPPLRQTLE; from the coding sequence ATGTCTTTGCTAAACCGCTTAGCACTTGCGCTCCTTGTGAGCTGCTTCTCCTTCCACCTGATCTCGGTTCCTTCCCTAGCTTACTCTGATGAGTTCCACCAATGCCTAACAGAGATGATACCAAGTGAGCTCGTCTACGGGCAGAGCTCGTCCAACTTCACCGACGTGCTGGCCTCCTCAATCAAGAACCCCAAGTTCTTCACCAACACCACGGTGAGGCCGGTCTGCATCGTGACGCCGACAAACTCATGGCACGTCCAGGCCGCCGTGTTCTGCGGCCGCTGGCATGGCGTGCGCCTCCGCGTGCGCAGCGGCGGCCACGACTACGAGGGCCTGTCGTACCGGTCGTGCCAGCCCGAGGTGTTTGGAGTTGTCGACCTCAGCAACCTCCGCTCCATAAGCGTCAACCAGGGGGACTCCACGGCTTGGGTCGACTCCGGCGCGACAATAGGGGAGCTGTACTACCACATCGCGAAGAACAACTCCCAGGTCGCGTTCCCGGCCGGGGAGTGCCCGAGCATCGGAGTGGGCGGCCACTTCAGCGGTGGGGGCATCGGCATGCTGATGCGCAAGTATGGCCTCTCCGTCGACAAGATCGTCGACGCCACGGTGGTAACCGCCAACGGCGAACTCCTCGACAGGGCCCGCATGGGGGAGGACCTCTTCTGGGCCAtccgaggcggcggtggcgggaacTTCGGCATCGTGCTCTCATGGAAGATCCAGCTCGTGCGCGTCCCACCACAGGTGGCCGTGTTCAGTATCCCAAAGACGCTCGAGGAAGGCGCCATAGAACTCCTCACCAAATGGCAATATATCGGGCCATCActccccaatgacctaaccataaGGGCGAAAGTGCAAGGGCAGCAAGCCGTTTTCCTGGCCGTGTACCTTGGCACGTGCAGCTCGCTGGTGCCGATGATGGACCGCCTGTTCCCGGAGCTCAACATGACGAGCGCCGACTGCCGGTCGATGACCTGGCTCGAGTCCGTGGCCTTGTCCTACGGCAGCCTGGCAAAGACCGGCACACTCGAGGAGGTGCTCCTGGCCAGGGGCAGCAGCCTGAGCTACTACACCAAAATCAAATCCGACTACGTCCAGCGCCCCATCGCCAGCTGCTCCTGGAAGAACATCTTCGCCTGGTTCAAGAAGGACGGCGCCGGGTACATCATGCTGGAGCCCCACGGCGGGTTCATGCGCACCgtatccgccgccgccacgccctacCCTCACCGGAAGGGCGTGCTCTACGTAATCCAGTACATCACCTTCTGGCAGGGTGACGGCGGCAAGGCTCCGACGAGCTGGCTGGCCAGCTTCTACGACTTCATGGGGAGCTACGTCAGCCAGAACCCGAGGCAGGCATACGTCAACTTCCGGGACCTGGACATCGGCCAGAACACGGTGGGGAGCGAGAACGACGTCAGCTCGTTCGAAAGCGGCCAGGTTTGGGGCGAGCGCTACTTCATGGGCAACTACCGTAGGCTCGCGGCGGTGAAGGCGGCCGTGGATCCGAACGACTACTTCAGAAACGAGCAGAGCATCCCTCCACTGCGCCAAACCCTCGAGTGA